DNA from Prunus persica cultivar Lovell chromosome G6, Prunus_persica_NCBIv2, whole genome shotgun sequence:
ATCTCATCCTCCATCCCCCATCCTAATTCCCCTCCCCCATCTCATCCTTCAGACTCTCTCTTTCTTAGATTGCCTTCACCTGAGGAAtctttcatcttttcttttccccttctttgtttctttggttACAAACTTCTGTTTTCGCTGCTACTTTTATGTCCagcaatctctctctctctctctctctctctgcgcaCAAAGAACCCATATTCAAATTTGGGTTAGGGTcgttactctctctctccccatttCGCGCACATAAGACAATGTCATACGCAGACCCAGTTTGTCGAAACAAATTCAGAGTTTGCTGGCGGTCATGGGGTTGTTGGGTGGTGCAATGGGtatttggtggtggtgggtgggGATGGGAGAAACGCAGTGGGTGtttgattttaaattaaaatatcaacCTGGGTTAGAGGGtttgaagaaacaaagaaagagacatggagagagaggaaaagatAAGGGTTGGGTGGCTTGGGAACTGATCTCcactgtaattttttttttgcttttgctctGTTTCTCCTTGGCAGAGAGATCAGAGATCAAATGATGATTGAGTGATGGGGTTGGTGGGTGGCGAGAATTGTGGCGGCTGGCGGAGTGATTGggtgttgggtaggatttttaattattagaatatatattttttaattttgttatttttaattattataatatttaattatatgtttACCTATGTGGAAGTAGGCTGAACTTGCCATGTCACCCACTCAATAGGTGTAATGATTCATGTGTAAAACAATTTACAAAAACACTTATGCCACGTAACCAAATTTAACAGAGTTTTAAATGGAGTTGTaagggtgggcactcaaaccggagAACCGAAAATCCGAACCGAACCGCACCGAATCAAATCGGAAAAAAACcaagttgaccaaaaagtcaaaaatcgaaccggaccggtttggaccggttccggatccggttccatgtcttcaaaaaccgaaccgggccaAACCGAatcggtgaaactaaaaaaatatataatttcaatatatatttatatttaatgctatatttttaatttcactaaaaaaaacttaatatttatccaagttcaatgtcaaaatatttctcttttctcactttaatatttattttttatataaaattgaataatttgttaattttcaagtaaaaataataatatttcagttgagaattgtattaaaaaataatttttataatccagttcaaaatcgaaccggaaccggaaccggaccgaaatcggttcaaaccgaaccggacaatttttgaaaattttttattaaaatcgaACGAACCAAACCAGATAAATAGtaccggatcggttctaatttgaggcaaaaatcggtccaaaccgaactgTGCCCACCCCTATGGAGTTGATGACATGGGGCAAAATGAGTCACCAAACCTCGGTCAATTGATGAAAGTGAGCTATTTTAACTTTGGGGGGTCAAGTGAGAATTGACTGAAGTTTCAGGAGGCActacagtaaataagcctTCTTTTTATGGCATGCTTATTGATTCGTAATCAGaatgaagagaaattgaattgaggaaaCTTTAGAATTTAATCAAACTGTTTATTAAACTATATAGAATGGTATTGATTAAattgtttattaaattatcatgaatcgaaattgaaactaattaaattattaaatggcTTATTTATGGATATGCACTCTGTGCTTTCAAAATAGTCTTAGATTATCACTAGTTGAATTGAAGCCATTATAGGAACCTGTTACCTGTCTCTATTTAAAATCCACCCCAAAATCTCTTTTGAGTCTTCTCTTCTCGTCTCTGACGACAGCACGAGCGACCATGGACATGATCATTGGGACCGACAAGGAAGGTTACGTTGAGCTTTTTGTGAAGTGGTACGAGGATATAGAAATCCTCCAGATGGTGAAGAAGAGGTTAATTTTCCCCTCCATTGAGAACTAGGATCCAGACAGACATACTcgttatatatactagcctcgtaaatattatatatatatatatatctctcatttaattttaattatgtgTTTGCTTAGGGTTGTAAAAGCCATATCAACGATGGATATCGACAACGTGAACAACGGCATCGCTGATACGCCAAAGCAGAAATTGAAGTGGTACAGAATCCAGAAATCGTCCAAATATTTAAGAAGATGTTTGGCCCTTCACTGTACGAAGACGTCGTGCCTGACCCCACCTCGTTCCTCGGTCGCTGCCCTAATATTTAAGAAGATGTCTAGTCCTTTTTTAAGGTTTAGTTTATGATTCTAAGATTTTGGGTGAAGTCACTcttgtttgatttgtttgactccaatccaatccaaaagGAGTTGATGGGCCCAGAAGAATTAATATACTAGTAATAATATGGTAAAGCTCATTCACACTGATTCCCCTCAATGTCAATGTAGAGTCTGAAAGTAGAAATTTCAGTTTATAAATATTCGTAACTTAGAATCTTATTAAGCAATCAGACTGTAAAACTCAGAAACACATTATGctttcatattcaaatccTAATAAGAATCTAAATGATGATACTTCTCCAGTACTTTGCTTCTCATTTTGGACTCCTACGTacatggttttttgttttaactttATGTGCAACAATTAGATTGATAGAGAAAgaccataaaagaaaaggagaagtcTTCGTCCATCTTCACTAGAACTATATCCAGATATGAGAAGAATGTTGAATGACCCAGATGAGAGAAGGTGAACAGAAGAAGACCACCAAactgagaaatgaaaacaacatGTTTGAGATAGAAATCAAATTACTTAACTATTTCAAATTCTTTAGAGTTGACTACAATATGAAATTAATGACTCACTATGAGGGTACCTCCATACAAGTGAAATTAAACTATTTCATTTtaggcttttctttttcaaaaaagaaaagaaaaaattccattattacttaaaccattcttgattgattgatttatttattttataatgacTAATAATACTTTAATTGTTTAGAAGAATAAATATGTTCTTTACCAATGAGCGTTTGCATTGTTTCGGGCAGAAACGGATTTGCAGCTAGTCCAGTGGGGCTAGGATCCAGACTTACTCGACATGGTGCATAATAGGATGTTTGAGCCTCCTCTGAACGAAGATGGAAAGCCTGAAGGGATCACATTTTCTAGCTACTTCCCTGAATGCTATGGTACCCCTCCTCTCTTGCTTTTATTCGTCTTTTTTTGTTAGTCTGCTCAGTCACTTggggaaaaagagaaggaaattgttgaatttttgAGTTATGATTATGAgattttgtgtgaaatcaGGCTTTGGAAGATAATAtcccttgtttttttgtttacaagGGAGAATCTAAATAAACGTCTCGTTTGGGTAATGCAAGTAAGATAGAAGAGCTTTGGGTAGTGTTGGTttggaagaaagagagaagaatcaagatttaaaaaaaaaggaagaagtaCAAAAGAGGGGCAGAGATTTTGTCTTGAGTGTTGAATGGAGGAGGGAAGGGCTGGGATGAGGAGAGTGGTCTAAGGGCTAGGATGGGGGAATGGTTTGGTCCCTGGGGTGGGATTTTGGGCTGGAACGTATGCTCATGATGAACTCTTTTtctctgaaatggggtgggcAGTGGGCTACTTGGTTTTGTCACTAATATCTGACATAACTGTGCTTGTTTGTTGGTGATGGGTGAAAGCAACCTAGTATGAAATTAAGTGCTTAGCCTGAGGGTGTAGTTATTTAAAAGAAGGAATTCTTTCTTACCTATGAGCCGTTGCATCTTTTTGTGCAGGAACATATTTGCACGAAGCTTGGGCGATGGTGAAATCTGCTTTAGAAGAGTATGATATTTCATGCAGATTGAATTTGGTATGTCATGATAAATGTTGAATTTGTAAATATGAAATATTGATATTTGTGAAATCTATTCTTGATTGATCCAGATATGTGAACAAGTTAGGAGTACTGACCCAGATATTATTGTCAAGGCCAAGCAGCTTGTTGAACTCTTGTCAATACATATTCCTGTACATCAGGTACAAATGGTAGTCCTTTGTTATTCTTTTCTCATCTGCATCCTATGAGCTATACTGTGGTTTGAAGTAGCTGCTAAGGCAGTAAGGTATTTATTTTTGCAGTTTCAATGCGACTCTCATCTCTTTCAAGGCAATATTGGTTGCACTTGCACCATCGTTTTGATTTCAGGCAATTATTAGAGTTGCCAAGGCCAAGCTCGCTTCCTACCAACTACCAAGCAAGTGTGAATTAATTCAGAACCCCCTTCCTCGCCGATACTGGAGGATGGAGGAGCAGTAGCCATGTTGTGTGAGATGTGTAAATTAATGTTTTTAGGCGACAGCGGACAAAAGACAGTGGGAAAAACACTCGTATGGGTTGTTTTTGTAAGTATGCCTTTTTCTGGTTTTAACCTGTagtattcttttctttttataggaACCTAtctcccttcttcttttttgtcatttttataGGAACCTATCTAGTATTTACAAGGGGGGACACATTACATTTGTAGTAGGATTTGAGGTTTTTCCAGTCATCAAAGGGATTGCGATCATAATTACATATACTAGAGCCCTAGACCCAAAAAATatcactttaaaaaaaatctggtTTTGATGTATTTGGCAAGTAAATCTGATGAAGTTTCCTAGGAAGGACAGTATATCTATGCCTTTTGAGTTTGAATCAAATGTCAACAAAAACCAAGTTATTATATCTACTAACTCTCAACTCAAGGAAGGTATTTCCTTTACAGCAAAGTTTGTACTCAATTCCCACCCAACACTGAAAAGAACACTTTCATCTTGtagcagaaaaagaagagaacaaaaacaaaaaaaagaatcttATACTGTTCACTCTTCTGtagacaagaaaaagaaagaaagaaaaaaaatgagggtCACCCATTTTCCCATTTGTTCTCCTCCCTCTGCTCAAACTCAAAAAGGCATTTCCCACTTTTTCCCTTCCAACTcccaaaaacagaagaaagtCTCAAACACCACTCTCCAACGCTGAAACGACACCCTTTTCTACAGAAAACGACAGCCAGAACCCAACCCACCATTCCCCACCAAGGCTCATGCTTTTCTCTCActccctctcttcctctccttctgcttcttctctcttcatgTTTCAgtctttcaattattttcaataGAGCCGTTGACTTTTCAGTCATTGACCGCACCTAGGAAATGGACCAATCAGTTCTGGACGACATAATCAATCGTCTTCTGGAAGTCCGAGGCCGACCCGGAAAGCAGGTCCAGCTTTCTGAGTCCGAGATCCGGCAACTTTGTTTGGCCTCTAAAGAAATTTTCTTGCAACAGCCTAATTTGTTAGAGCTTGAAGCACCCATAAAGATTTGTGGTATTTTTCCTTTGCCAAAatccttccttttctttcctccGTTTTATTTCAGTCTTTCATAGTGGGTTTGTTTCACTTGattgaactttgaattatttgtGATTAATTGGAAAACCCGTTTCTTTGATTTGACTAGGTCATCAGtatttcaaatatttcatgtgAACCCATTTTCTGTGTTCGTATGTGGCCTCACTCGGTTGTGTTGGTTGTGGATAGCTGTAAATGGGGGCATTTTTAGTTGGTTTATTCTGAACCCCATGTTTGTTCTTGTGGAATAGCCCATGAAAATCGTGCTGTTATATGCCAACCTTACTTATATTTTGTTATCAGGTTTACTGTCTTTGGGCATGGTAGAATTACTTCATTTAGATGCctatacaaaataattaagagCTTCATTGAGGAATTTAtgttaataaattattaagcCAATGTTGGTACTTCGATATACATCAAGATTATCATTTGTGTGGTTCAAGTCATCTGGTTACTGATTTTGAGCATGACCTTGTTTGCTGAACGATATTGTAGATAGAAGTTGTCAGAGGAACTATTGAGCTTGACTGCAGGCGTTTGCTTTATGGTATAGTATAGATATGTTTTTAGATAAAAGGTCATTCTTTTTAATCTTTCAGATATTAGAGGGTGTTGCGTAAGATGTTGATAGGGGGGGAACTTAGGGTTTATGGGTCTCTAAATAGTATTAAAAACCTAATCTGAATAATAGCTCTGGTATGCTATTTTAATGATATAAAATAGAGAGCAGGCACATGATCTCTTTGTGAAGCTGCATGTTTTGTGCTCAGTTCATCATTTCTTGTGGAAAGTTGAAGAGACCAAATAATTTAGAAAATTTCAGTCAGATTGCTAAGTTAATCATTCGGATGCTTATCTTGATATTTTAATTACTTATCTGCGTTTTCATATAAATAACATTAATTTTCAAAGGTTTATTAATGTCACGGATTCTTAAAAATCTACTGTTTATGGTTTTCAGGTGACATACATGGTCAGTACTCTGACCTTTTAAGGCTTTTTGAGTACGGTGGATTACCTCCTAATGCCAATTACTTATTCCTAGGGGATTATGTGGATCGTGGAAAGCAAAGTTTAGAAACAATATGTCTTCTCCTtgcatataaaataaaatatcctgAGAACTTTTTCCTCTTGAGGGGAAACCATGAATGTGCTTCTATAAACCGTATATACGGATTCTATGATGAGTGTAAGAGAAGATTCAATGTGAGGCTATGGAAGACGTTCACAGAATGTTTTAACTGCCTACCTGTGGCAGCTCTGATTGATGAAAAGATCCTCTGCATGCATGGGGGTCTTTCTCCTGAGCTGCAGAATTTAGATCAAATCAGAAATTTACAGCGGCCAACTGATGTACCAGACGCAGGTTTACTCTGTGATCTTCTCTGGTCTGATCCCAGTAAAGATGTTCAAGGTTGGGGAGGGAATGACCGGGGAGTTTCATATACATTCGGTCCTGACACAGTGACGGAGTTTCTTCAGAAGCATGATTTGGATCTCGTTTGTCGTGCTCACCAGGTTttattgcttgaatttttttggtttcagtTCATATCCTCTTTACACTTGCAGGACTGTAGGGAATATACCTGTTGGAGCCAAACACCTCTCCTATCAGAATTTATATGGTGATATTGGGGGTTTAGTGtagttctaattttttttgttctttttttttttttaataattcagAGCAATTTACATCTCTTTGGTATAAGCATGAAGCCCCTGACACTCCCAGACCTCCACTGCTGGTGTAGTGGTATTGGCGAATGTTGCTTCTTTCTTTACAGTCTTGCACTGACTATTGAGGATATGGAATTTTACTTGATTTCAGTGCTTAAACATAACTagttatgttttctttttaccgATGACAGGTTGTTGAGGATGGGTATGAGTTATTTGCCAACCGACAACTTGTGACAATATTTTCAGCACCTAATTATTGTGGGGAATTTGATAATGCCGGTGCCATGATGAGCGTGGATGATACATTAATGTGCTCTTTCCAAATATTAAAACCTGCAgataaaaagtcaaaattcaaCTTTGGGAGCACGACTACAGCTAAGCCTGGAAAT
Protein-coding regions in this window:
- the LOC18773380 gene encoding serine/threonine-protein phosphatase PP1 isozyme 1, with the translated sequence MDQSVLDDIINRLLEVRGRPGKQVQLSESEIRQLCLASKEIFLQQPNLLELEAPIKICGDIHGQYSDLLRLFEYGGLPPNANYLFLGDYVDRGKQSLETICLLLAYKIKYPENFFLLRGNHECASINRIYGFYDECKRRFNVRLWKTFTECFNCLPVAALIDEKILCMHGGLSPELQNLDQIRNLQRPTDVPDAGLLCDLLWSDPSKDVQGWGGNDRGVSYTFGPDTVTEFLQKHDLDLVCRAHQVVEDGYELFANRQLVTIFSAPNYCGEFDNAGAMMSVDDTLMCSFQILKPADKKSKFNFGSTTTAKPGNTSTGVNAFGSTTTAKPGNSVTGIKSLMQR